In the Pseudomonas sp. DTU_2021_1001937_2_SI_NGA_ILE_001 genome, one interval contains:
- a CDS encoding sensor histidine kinase, with protein sequence MNPSTASLRSLALQSSNDNTGRFFGAICLVSILCNLALFISAQAAAWAFVAVNLLSIGSVWLIHERSRRVIRLAPRELAECMLQVQESERQRLSRELHDDIGQMLTAARLQFDHLQRRLPVDCHEPCRRLGETLEETLDKVRDLSAILNPRQLHSLGLEASLRMHLVRNLADNPVRWTLECNQSLNGLPNDMAMAAFRIAQEAVTNMLRHAQASNLVVRLKRLAEGLSLEIHDDGKGFELPGNPVDLGLRGLAGMHERATLQGGTWNLETTPGRGTRISVLLPWPPRSQKRACSDKT encoded by the coding sequence ATGAACCCATCCACCGCATCACTGCGCAGCCTTGCACTCCAGTCGTCGAACGACAACACAGGCCGTTTTTTCGGTGCAATCTGTCTTGTCTCGATCCTTTGCAACCTGGCGTTGTTCATCAGCGCCCAGGCAGCGGCATGGGCTTTCGTGGCCGTCAACCTGCTGAGCATCGGCAGCGTCTGGCTGATTCACGAACGGAGCCGACGCGTGATCCGCCTGGCACCTCGGGAACTGGCCGAATGCATGCTGCAGGTTCAGGAAAGCGAACGCCAACGCCTGAGCCGCGAGCTGCATGACGACATCGGCCAGATGCTCACCGCCGCGCGCCTGCAGTTCGACCACCTGCAACGCCGCCTACCGGTCGACTGCCACGAACCCTGTCGACGACTGGGAGAAACCCTGGAAGAAACCCTCGACAAGGTCCGTGACCTGTCGGCCATTCTCAATCCACGACAGCTGCACAGTCTTGGCCTGGAAGCCAGCCTGCGCATGCATCTGGTGCGCAATCTCGCCGATAACCCGGTGCGCTGGACCCTGGAGTGCAACCAGTCGCTCAACGGTCTCCCCAATGACATGGCCATGGCCGCATTCCGCATCGCCCAGGAAGCCGTGACCAACATGTTGCGCCACGCCCAGGCCAGCAACCTGGTGGTGCGTCTCAAGCGCCTGGCAGAGGGACTGAGCCTGGAAATCCACGATGATGGCAAAGGCTTCGAGCTGCCCGGCAACCCCGTTGACCTGGGCCTGCGCGGCCTGGCCGGCATGCACGAACGCGCCACCCTGCAAGGCGGCACCTGGAACCTGGAAACGACACCGGGGCGTGGCACGCGCATCAGCGTGCTGCTGCCCTGGCCGCCACGCAGCCAGAAACGTGCCTGCTCTGACAAGACCTGA
- a CDS encoding chemotaxis protein CheV encodes MAGILDTVDQRTQLVGENRLEILMFRLAGRQLFAINVFKVQEVLQLPKLTLMPQRHSFVCGVVNLRGQTLPVIDLSQAIGMRPLVPGPNSTIIVTEYNRSVQAFLVGGVDRIINMNWDAIMPPPTSAGRQHYLTAISKVDDQLVEIIDVEKVLAEIVPYNARVSTEKLKDPILEHAKGLEILLVDDSKVALSQLRDTLSQLGIKLHTASDGLKGLNMLKAWADTGVDMNEKLLMVFTDAEMPEMDGYRLTTEIRNDPRLKGLYVVLHTSLSGSFNESMVKKVGCDNFLSKFQPDKLVDVVRERLQMVFG; translated from the coding sequence ATGGCCGGCATTCTCGACACAGTTGATCAGCGTACCCAGTTGGTGGGCGAGAACCGCCTGGAAATCCTCATGTTCCGCCTGGCCGGTCGTCAGTTGTTCGCGATCAACGTGTTCAAGGTTCAGGAAGTCCTGCAACTGCCCAAGCTGACGCTCATGCCGCAGCGGCACTCGTTCGTGTGTGGTGTGGTCAACCTGCGGGGCCAGACCCTGCCGGTGATCGACCTGTCCCAGGCCATCGGCATGCGCCCACTGGTGCCGGGGCCGAACAGCACCATCATCGTCACCGAGTACAACCGTTCGGTGCAGGCGTTCCTGGTGGGCGGTGTGGACCGCATCATCAACATGAACTGGGATGCCATCATGCCGCCGCCGACCAGCGCCGGTCGCCAGCATTATCTGACCGCGATCAGCAAGGTCGATGACCAGTTGGTGGAAATCATCGACGTCGAGAAGGTGCTTGCCGAGATCGTGCCTTACAACGCGCGGGTTTCCACGGAAAAGCTCAAGGATCCGATACTGGAGCATGCCAAGGGCCTGGAAATCCTGCTGGTCGACGACTCCAAGGTGGCGCTCAGTCAGCTGCGCGATACCCTGTCGCAGCTTGGGATCAAGCTGCACACCGCCAGCGACGGCCTCAAGGGCCTGAACATGCTCAAGGCTTGGGCCGACACCGGCGTGGACATGAACGAGAAGTTGCTGATGGTCTTCACCGACGCGGAAATGCCCGAGATGGATGGCTACCGCCTGACCACCGAGATTCGCAACGATCCGCGCCTGAAGGGCCTCTACGTGGTGCTGCATACGTCGTTGTCGGGCAGCTTCAACGAGTCGATGGTAAAGAAGGTCGGTTGCGACAATTTCCTCTCCAAGTTCCAGCCCGACAAGCTTGTGGATGTCGTCCGCGAGCGCCTGCAGATGGTGTTCGGCTGA
- a CDS encoding ATP-binding cassette domain-containing protein produces the protein MTLLKFSDVSLAFGAMPLLDKVSWQIARGERVCIIGRNGTGKSSMLKLVRGVQKPDDGSIWRAPGLKIGELPQELPLADERTVFDVVAEGLDGVGSLLAEYHHLAQNCVTEDDLTQLMNVQQALEARDGWRLQQVVESTLSRLQLPADKTLAELSGGWRRRVLLAQALVCEPDLLLLDEPTNHLDIGAIAWLEEALKDFQGAVLFITHDRAFLQSLATRILELDRGGLIDWNGDYASFLVHKEAMLAAEETANALFDKRLAQEEVWIRQGIKARRTRNEGRVRALKALRVERSERRERTGKANIQIEAADKSGKQVIVLENVSFAHPGGPQLVKDFSMVLQREDRIGLLGANGTGKTTLLKLMLGDLEPTEGKVQTGTRLEVAYFDQLRHQLDVEKTVIDNISEGRDFIEIDGQNRHVLSYLGDFLFSPQRARTPVKALSGGERARLLLAKLFSKPANLLVLDEPTNDLDVETLELLEEVLSNYKGTVLMVSHDRAFLDNVVTSTLVFEGEGRVREYVGGYQDWLRQGGSPRLLGVTDSKSGKAELNSAVVEKPAQAPAPAPAAASAKKKLSYKEQRELEALPGQIEEAETRLAALSEEIAQPAFYQRPSTEVTAVLAQVEKMQAELDALLERWAELDD, from the coding sequence ATGACCCTGCTCAAATTCAGCGATGTGTCCCTCGCCTTCGGCGCCATGCCGTTGCTGGACAAGGTGTCCTGGCAGATCGCCCGCGGCGAACGCGTCTGCATCATCGGCCGTAACGGCACAGGCAAGTCCAGCATGTTGAAGCTCGTCAGGGGCGTGCAGAAGCCCGACGACGGCAGCATCTGGCGTGCGCCGGGGCTGAAGATCGGCGAACTGCCGCAAGAGTTGCCGCTGGCCGACGAACGCACGGTGTTCGATGTCGTGGCCGAGGGCCTGGACGGTGTCGGATCGCTGCTCGCCGAATATCACCACCTGGCGCAGAACTGCGTCACCGAGGACGACCTCACCCAACTGATGAATGTCCAGCAAGCGCTGGAAGCCCGTGATGGCTGGCGCCTGCAGCAGGTGGTGGAGAGCACCCTGAGCCGCCTGCAACTGCCGGCCGACAAGACCCTGGCCGAGCTGTCCGGTGGCTGGCGCCGCCGCGTGCTGCTGGCCCAGGCGCTGGTCTGCGAGCCTGACCTGCTGCTGCTCGACGAGCCGACCAACCACCTGGACATCGGCGCCATCGCCTGGCTTGAAGAAGCGCTCAAGGATTTCCAGGGCGCGGTGCTGTTCATCACCCACGACCGGGCATTCCTGCAGAGCCTGGCGACGCGCATTCTGGAACTGGATCGCGGCGGCCTGATCGACTGGAACGGCGACTACGCCAGCTTCCTGGTGCACAAGGAAGCCATGCTGGCCGCCGAAGAAACCGCCAACGCACTGTTCGACAAGCGCCTGGCCCAGGAAGAGGTGTGGATTCGCCAGGGCATCAAGGCCCGCCGGACCCGTAACGAAGGCCGGGTGCGGGCGCTCAAGGCGTTGCGCGTGGAGCGCAGCGAGCGCCGCGAGCGCACCGGCAAGGCGAACATCCAGATCGAAGCGGCCGACAAGTCCGGCAAGCAGGTCATCGTCCTGGAAAACGTGAGTTTCGCCCACCCTGGTGGCCCGCAGCTGGTCAAGGATTTCTCCATGGTCCTGCAGCGCGAGGACCGCATTGGCCTGCTGGGCGCCAACGGCACCGGCAAGACCACCCTGCTCAAGCTGATGCTGGGCGACCTGGAGCCCACCGAGGGCAAGGTGCAGACCGGTACGCGCCTGGAAGTGGCCTATTTCGACCAGCTGCGTCATCAGCTGGATGTAGAAAAGACCGTCATCGACAATATTTCCGAGGGCCGGGATTTCATCGAGATCGATGGTCAGAACCGCCACGTGTTGAGCTACCTGGGCGATTTCCTGTTCAGCCCGCAGCGTGCCCGGACACCGGTCAAGGCGCTGTCTGGCGGCGAGCGGGCACGTCTGTTGCTGGCCAAGTTGTTCAGTAAGCCGGCCAACCTGCTGGTGCTCGACGAGCCAACCAACGACCTGGACGTGGAAACCCTCGAGCTGCTCGAAGAGGTGCTGTCGAACTACAAGGGTACGGTGCTGATGGTCAGCCACGACCGGGCCTTCCTGGACAACGTGGTGACCAGCACCCTGGTGTTCGAGGGCGAGGGCCGGGTTCGCGAATACGTCGGTGGCTATCAGGACTGGCTGCGTCAGGGCGGCTCGCCCCGCCTGCTTGGTGTTACCGACAGTAAATCGGGTAAGGCCGAGCTCAATAGCGCGGTGGTGGAAAAGCCGGCGCAGGCACCTGCGCCGGCGCCTGCCGCAGCATCGGCGAAGAAAAAGCTCAGTTACAAGGAACAACGTGAGCTGGAAGCCTTGCCTGGGCAGATCGAAGAGGCAGAGACCCGCCTGGCGGCGCTGAGCGAGGAAATTGCCCAGCCAGCCTTCTACCAGCGACCC
- a CDS encoding MOSC domain-containing protein gives MLQLSALYRYPLKSCKPEVLQSASLDALGLSGDRRWMLVDATTGRFLTQRALPHMSQLSVLWNASGGVTLAAPGFQPLDVALPEDLPANLRGVTVWRDTLMVPDAGDAAAEWASAFIGKPTRVVHVPEARARWLPDGYGTVQDKVGFADGFPLLLIGQGSLDDLSARIGRPQEMLRFRPNLVVSGAEPYAEDGWKRLRIGSVELRVLKACSRCILTTIDPATGQRSADREPLNTLKGYRLKDNEILFGQNLVNDGEGRLEVGMPVEVLE, from the coding sequence ATGTTGCAGCTCAGCGCGCTTTACCGTTACCCACTCAAATCCTGCAAGCCGGAAGTGCTGCAAAGCGCCTCGCTCGATGCGCTGGGGCTGTCCGGCGACCGCCGCTGGATGCTGGTGGATGCAACCACCGGCCGCTTCCTCACTCAACGTGCGCTGCCGCACATGTCACAGCTTTCCGTGCTGTGGAACGCCAGCGGCGGTGTCACGCTGGCCGCTCCGGGTTTCCAGCCCCTCGACGTGGCCCTGCCCGAAGACCTGCCTGCCAACCTGCGCGGCGTGACCGTATGGCGCGACACCCTGATGGTGCCGGATGCCGGCGACGCAGCAGCGGAGTGGGCGAGTGCCTTCATCGGTAAACCGACCCGTGTGGTGCATGTACCCGAGGCGCGGGCGCGCTGGTTGCCCGACGGCTACGGCACGGTGCAGGACAAGGTCGGTTTCGCCGATGGCTTTCCGCTGTTGCTGATTGGCCAGGGCTCGCTGGACGATCTTTCTGCGCGTATCGGCCGGCCTCAGGAGATGCTGCGTTTTCGCCCCAATCTGGTGGTCAGCGGCGCTGAGCCCTACGCCGAAGACGGCTGGAAGCGCCTTCGCATCGGCAGTGTGGAACTGCGCGTGCTCAAGGCCTGTTCGCGCTGCATCCTCACCACCATCGATCCAGCCACCGGCCAGCGCAGTGCCGACCGCGAGCCGCTCAATACGCTCAAGGGCTACCGCCTGAAAGACAACGAAATCCTGTTTGGCCAGAACCTGGTCAATGATGGGGAAGGGCGACTGGAAGTCGGGATGCCGGTCGAAGTGCTCGAGTAG
- a CDS encoding transglycosylase SLT domain-containing protein — translation MRGRLLSLVSCLLLSVTAATQVQAVDITQQRKLYDEAKSALAKGDTGPYLRNSAALADYPLQPYLEYDELTARLKSASNVEIEKFLAEHGDLPQANWMKLRWLRWLAERGDWATFVRYYDPKMNFTELDCLYGQYQINNGQRAEAYASAEKLWMTSKSLPDSCDAFFAQWAAAGQLTEQKRWQRAKLAAQARNYSLATSLVNSLNSMAPQGKLLLQVAQKPEMLNNPAQFRPVDEAMSDVVGLGLRRLARQDPQKALSMLDGYAATLHFSNEEKVEIAKEIGLTLARRYDDRALEIMTRYDPQLRDDTVSEWRMRLLLRLGRWQEAYDLARRLPPDLAKTNRWRYWEARALELAQPGNPLIPSLYKDVAKERDFYGFLAADRTQSPYQLNNKPLVLSQAVINKVRNTPGIRRALEFHARGEIVDGRREWYHVSRHFNRDEMVAQAKLAYDMKWYFPAIRTISQAQYWDDLDIRFPMAYRDTLVREAKVRGLHSSWVFAITRQESAFMDDARSGVGASGLMQLMPATAKETARKFSIPLASPQQVFNPETNIQLGAAYLSQVHGQFNGNRVLASAAYNAGAGRVRQWLKGANHLGFDVWVESIPFDETRQYVQNVLSYAVIYGQKLNNPQPLVDWHERFFDDL, via the coding sequence ATGCGCGGTCGTTTGCTCAGCCTTGTATCCTGCCTGCTCCTCTCCGTCACCGCCGCCACGCAGGTCCAGGCGGTGGACATCACCCAACAGCGCAAACTCTACGACGAAGCCAAGAGCGCCCTGGCCAAGGGGGATACCGGTCCGTACCTGCGCAACAGCGCGGCACTGGCCGACTATCCCCTGCAGCCCTACCTCGAATACGACGAACTGACCGCCCGCCTCAAGAGCGCCAGCAACGTCGAGATCGAGAAATTTCTCGCCGAGCACGGCGACCTGCCCCAGGCCAACTGGATGAAGCTGCGCTGGCTGCGCTGGCTGGCCGAACGCGGCGACTGGGCGACCTTCGTCCGCTACTACGATCCGAAGATGAACTTCACCGAACTGGACTGCCTGTACGGCCAGTACCAGATCAACAACGGCCAGCGTGCCGAAGCCTACGCCAGCGCCGAAAAACTGTGGATGACCAGCAAGAGCCTGCCCGACTCCTGCGACGCCTTTTTCGCCCAGTGGGCCGCCGCCGGGCAGCTCACCGAGCAGAAGCGCTGGCAGCGCGCCAAGCTGGCCGCCCAGGCGCGCAACTACAGCCTGGCCACCAGCCTGGTCAACAGCCTCAACTCCATGGCGCCCCAAGGCAAACTGCTGCTACAGGTGGCTCAGAAGCCGGAAATGCTCAACAACCCGGCGCAATTCCGCCCGGTCGACGAAGCGATGTCAGATGTGGTCGGCCTGGGCCTGCGGCGTCTGGCCCGCCAGGATCCGCAAAAGGCGCTGTCGATGCTCGACGGCTACGCCGCGACCCTGCACTTTTCCAATGAAGAAAAGGTCGAGATCGCCAAGGAAATCGGCTTGACCCTCGCACGTCGCTACGACGACCGCGCGCTGGAAATCATGACCCGCTATGACCCGCAGCTGCGCGACGACACGGTCAGTGAATGGCGCATGCGCCTGCTGCTGCGCCTGGGCCGCTGGCAGGAGGCCTACGACCTGGCGCGCCGCCTGCCACCGGACCTGGCCAAGACCAACCGCTGGCGCTACTGGGAAGCACGCGCCCTGGAACTGGCGCAGCCGGGCAACCCGCTGATCCCCAGCCTGTACAAGGACGTGGCCAAGGAGCGCGACTTCTACGGCTTCCTGGCCGCCGACCGTACCCAGAGCCCCTACCAACTCAACAACAAGCCGCTGGTGCTGAGCCAGGCGGTCATCAACAAGGTACGCAACACGCCGGGCATCCGCCGCGCCCTGGAATTCCACGCCCGTGGCGAAATCGTCGACGGCCGCCGCGAGTGGTATCACGTCAGCCGTCACTTCAACCGCGACGAGATGGTCGCCCAGGCCAAGCTGGCCTACGACATGAAATGGTACTTCCCGGCAATCCGTACCATCAGCCAGGCACAGTACTGGGACGACCTGGACATCCGGTTCCCCATGGCCTATCGCGACACCCTGGTCCGTGAAGCCAAGGTCCGCGGCCTGCATTCGAGTTGGGTATTCGCCATTACCCGGCAGGAAAGCGCCTTCATGGATGACGCCCGCTCTGGCGTGGGCGCCAGTGGCCTGATGCAGCTGATGCCGGCGACCGCCAAGGAAACCGCGCGCAAGTTCAGCATTCCACTGGCCTCGCCACAGCAGGTATTCAACCCGGAAACCAACATCCAGCTCGGTGCGGCCTACCTCAGCCAGGTCCACGGCCAGTTCAACGGCAACCGCGTCCTGGCCTCGGCGGCCTACAACGCTGGCGCCGGCCGCGTGCGCCAATGGCTCAAGGGCGCCAACCACCTGGGCTTCGATGTCTGGGTCGAGAGCATTCCGTTCGACGAAACCCGCCAATACGTGCAGAACGTGCTGTCCTACGCGGTGATCTACGGCCAGAAGCTCAACAATCCCCAGCCGCTGGTGGATTGGCACGAGCGCTTCTTCGACGACCTCTGA
- a CDS encoding response regulator transcription factor: MTCTLLLIDDHSLIRAGIRAMINDIPGFSVIGEADDGAALSELALQLQPDIILLDISMKHTNGLDALRQLLLMRPQSKVLILSMHTDPELIMRALKGGAHGYLLKDTSIIELEQALRALLHGERYISPAIAHTVINQALGGTLPANVTTQRQHNLTARQLEILRLIVRGKSTREIANGLDLSIKTVETHRAQIMKRLQIYDIAGLVLYCVRERIISLDD, encoded by the coding sequence ATGACCTGCACATTACTTCTGATCGATGACCACTCACTGATCCGCGCCGGCATTCGCGCCATGATCAATGACATACCAGGCTTCAGCGTGATCGGCGAAGCCGACGATGGCGCCGCCCTTAGCGAACTTGCCCTGCAACTGCAGCCGGACATCATCCTGCTGGACATCTCCATGAAGCACACCAACGGCCTGGATGCCCTGCGCCAGCTGCTGCTGATGCGCCCGCAAAGCAAGGTGCTGATCCTGTCGATGCACACCGACCCGGAGCTGATCATGCGTGCCCTGAAGGGCGGTGCGCACGGTTACCTGCTCAAGGACACTTCGATCATCGAGCTGGAACAGGCCCTGCGCGCCCTGCTTCATGGTGAGCGCTACATCAGCCCGGCCATCGCCCACACGGTGATCAACCAAGCCCTGGGCGGCACTCTACCCGCCAACGTGACGACGCAGCGGCAACACAACCTGACCGCCCGCCAGTTGGAAATCCTGCGCCTGATCGTGCGCGGCAAGTCGACCCGGGAAATCGCCAACGGCCTGGACCTGTCGATCAAGACCGTGGAAACCCACCGTGCGCAGATCATGAAACGCCTGCAGATCTACGACATCGCCGGGCTGGTGCTGTACTGCGTGCGCGAGCGGATCATCAGTCTGGACGACTGA